The nucleotide sequence GCTTGGTATTCACAAGACAAAATACTCACTGGCTCAAACCTATTCTTGAAACCTCCTAAACTTGATCTCAAaatttcaaattttaatttttcttcttttactatgGAATTGATTTGTATGCCATGTCAATTGTTAAAGCCCACTtagcaccaaaaaaaaaaaagaagaagaaaaaaaggttgACTATGACTAACATCACTAATTTGTTATTTGTCAATGGTGATAGATGATAGAAGGATTTGATTGGTACCGAACTTTGTTCAAGGACCAGCTTGACACAAAATAGTTTGAGGATCAACTTGTACTAGCACCAAATGCTGAAGGACTATTTAGGTAATTAAGCCTTTTTTAATCTTAGAAAACTTAGATTGGCATAAATTCCGATGGAAAAGTCATGTAGACCTTCCCGGTCCTGATTGAAATGTGCCAATATTAGGAATATTCTTTGGTACCGAtaaatctcaaaagaaaaggaaagattcTAAGTTTATGTATCAAATTCACCCATATAAAGACTAGCTGATGAAGACCTTTCCTGCCCAACAACCAGATTTCATCAACATCCCTTACCTTAAGTTCCTATTAGCATGTGGAGATTTATTTGGACTAGGCAAGCCAACATTGCTCGAACTTCATGATTTAGTAGGAACCCGAGTCATATATTTTcatgatttctttctttttctttatttggaCTAATAATCCATGTAAAATCCTTTGGATTCTCTTATGGGAATTGCAGGTAGTTCTGAATCTTTCTTTATGTATTGAATAGTCCTACTACTCCCATCAGCATACTAGGAGTACCCCATTTTTTTATTGTCTGTCTGACAAACAATAAGTTTGCCCATATGAAGAAGCATATGGAGATGGTCCATTTGTATTGTCATGACTCAATATAGGACCTTGCACCAACCGCCTTCAGGAGTATCTTAACTTCCAAAAGGGCGAAGACTACATGTAAGATTTTGTACCTAGCTTTAGTTGACATCAACTCGTTGTCCGTGTTGTGTCAAGAGTCTATCAAATGCATTGTAAGCCTGAGGTTTTGTTGGTTATTGCTCTTGTTTAATCTCTTTGTTCACCTTCAAGTTAATTCGTTGATCAACATCTTTATCCTTAATAGGTTTCTCTATAGTAGTTTAGTCGATTAGCCCTTAGTTTGGCATGGCCATTAGTTTCAAAAAAGTGTTTGGTCTGTACAATTTACATGCCTAGCAGGTTGATTGGGCTGCTAGAAATTTCAAGTGTTCCTATCAACCCCTTAATGGTGACTGATGCATAGTGGTCCATGTTGATACCTAAGATGTGGTTATCCTTGAAGCATGGATGAGATGGGACCACCAAATGTGTAACCAGTCACATGGTGTGCAATATGGGCATATCCTTCATGGTCATTTATGCAATTGTCCTGTGTTTGTTCTTTTGTTACAATAGGTTGAACTTTGTAGTAAATTGGTTATCACTTATTTATATTTCTGAATTCTAGTGCTGATAGATTTGAAATCCCTTGTCTGGTGTCAGTACTCAGTTGCCCAAACAGCTTTTTCATTTTGTTCTAAAATTGACCCTTGATCTCTCACTGACAGGACCCTCATATCTTGCCTCAGAATGCGACAGTAAACCATCTTGAGAGAACTTCTGTATGCTTGAGTGAACCAGaagaacctttttcattttggaaCATGGGGAGATTTAAGAGAAGAAACACAGTCTCTTCAACAATTGGATTGACGCGCAACCTCAGTATCAAGCGAAACGCGAACTTGGACGAATCTCTTCCTCCAAAGTTCAGGAAGTTGGGCCATGAAGATTAGCATCAGTGCTTGGAGATACAGTGAGCTGCATCATTGTTATGACCACAAGTCAGAATGATCCTGAAATGAAATTTCCTCTGTGAACAAAATTATCAGGTAACCATCGTCACTTATGAAGCATCAGATATATTTGTACTATCAGAAAGAACTCAGATGTAGGAAATAATGAAGCATTTGAAGTGCTTCAAGCTGAGAAGAAGCACAATGTTACTCTGGCACTCCCTATGTAGCGGCATGTAATAATCCTGCCATGGTTTCTTTTCTTGTACTAAAGTGAtgaatattttgttttctttatgcAGGGATGAGGTGAGGTATATAAGAATATGTATAAACAAATTTTGTTGCTTTATTTTGAGTCTTACTTGCATGTTATAACGGATGATTATACGACATATGTATCCGAATGGCTGAGGTGGTCTTCGCGTAATCTTGACCTATTAAAGATAATATTAAGATCGACTCCAGATGAAATCTAGCTTCTCGATGGTTTCTCTGCAAAGGTCAACGTCCCCCTACATTCCCCTTCACATTTTTTAGCATGTCAACGACagttaattattaaaatatttcctATCAATCCCGTGTAGCATATGCTCACCTGTAGTACCCATAAGCACTACAGTGCTGCATGATGTGACACAGAACAAGGAAATATTTTAAGATAGCCTCGGAGCACGAGGCGGTGACCGGACCACCATGCCTTCAGCCATGTGAAGAAAATTATGGTTTCCTAACTCTTTATAACTACATTACATTAGAAGCAGAAGGCTCCAACTTTCGAGTCTGAAAAGTTACAAGAAGAAATCATACAGAATTATGGCAGAGAAATAGAATTCATCATCTCCAACTTTATTTTCCCCAAAAAGAATACATATATTAATTATTTGATGATACATCATAAGAACAAGATTCGTAATATCGTATCGTAtcgatatttcgacctgggcttggtatcggtacgatacggtacgatGTATCGAACGATATATCCCGGTGTACCGAGCATTGTAGtattgctacagtgcactgctacagtgcagtTCACGTACCGCTGGTCTGTCGGACCGATACCagacggtacgattcggtatgacagaccttatTAAAAGTAAAACACAAAAAGTACTTAGAATACAAATATCTGAATCAGTCCCCTCTTCAAaatgaatcaaaattttaatcCCTAGCATAATTTGCTGCTCAATTTACATCATCTCCAACAGGACTTACATAAACGATATTACTCTCCAACTGGACTTGCATAAACAATATTACTCTGTTGCTTTTGCGACAATTGTAAATCCACTGCCACAATATACTGCAAATTGAGTCCAAAGAAATGATCCATTGCAGTCCAACTTTACCTCCTGTGGGCGTGTTTGATCAGATGTGTCCCCCAGGCCAAGCTGGCCATGCTCCCCCCAGCCCCATGTCATTATCGATCCTTTCTCTGATAAATATGCCATAGTAAATAACTTTAATTGCATCAGACAGAAAAAAGAGAGAGGCAACCATCTGTTGTTTGTCTCATCACCTGTTACAAGAGCAGAATGTTCAGCACCTGCTGCAATGCTCACCACCTTCTCATCAAGGCAGGGAACTCTCTCCAGAGTGAGAGGAGAACCTAGGAGTCATATATAAGACGACTCACTTGCCAGGAACAAATCAAGTTGACTAAAGCAAAGAATATTTAAAATTCTATGATATTCAACAGAGTCACTTAAGCCATGAATAACTGTACTGACAAAGAATGCCAATTTATAAGAGCTTTATCTTGACTAACAGTAAAGGCTTTTCTCACCAGATCAGTAATTCACCTACTTTTGAGTCATTCAGTATTTGTATACCAAAAACAATTGGTCATTTTAATGGGGAATCACATCAGATGGCTACAAAATATACCAAATTTGAATAGCAACTCAGCCTTGTGCATGCAAATCTGTTGTTGTCAAGACTTAAAATTTAGAGTTCAGGGATCAGTGCCTGAAGAGTATAAGAGAACCAAATCTTACAGTacataaaaaaaaagtaatagcGAACAACAAAAGATATGAGAAATAATTAGTCTTGCAAGAGTTCGGTATCTCAAGAGACAGGTAAAGTCAAACGTCGCCAGCTAGATTTTTATACAGATTGAGATAATTTCATCCGTAAATTTAGAGTTCAGCCATCAGTGCCTGAAGAGTATGAGAGAACCAAATCTTACAGTACATAGAAAAAAAGTAATAGCGAACAacaaaagatatgaaataattagtCTTGCAAGAGTTTGGTATCTCAAGAGACAGGTAAAGTCAAACGTTGCCAGCTTGATTTTTATACAGATTGAGATAATTTCATCCGTAAATACATGGAATGATTCCTTTTTATTGGTCAATAATTTCTTatataaaaaagaacaaaagataCCATTTGAGGTGGTACATGAAGCAAGCGTAGGTAATCCATGCTCCACCAAGTTCACTTTTCGAGTCTCTGCGAGTAGACCATGGCGGCTCCCACCAAGCATATAAACGAATCCATCTGTGAGGCAGTCGGTAAACTAATCATAACAtgctatatatataatctaacacTACTCTTAAAAAGAAGTACCAGCCATTACTAAGGCATGATTCCATCCAAGAGCAACTTGTGAAATCCGTAGAGACAGCGGTGCAATTTGGGGGATATGATTATCAACATTTCCACTGAATCGTCTACCCCATAAGTATAACTGTCCACTAGCTGATGCAAAATAagcaattgcatgtttaataactcAAAAAGTCAAGAGGAAAAACATAAGCACTATTACATTTAATTAATACGGACATACCTGATAATGCAGCACTATGATCGCCATTGGCATGCATGCTGACTATTTTACGGTCATCAAATCCTTGAACAGCCACAGGAAGATTAAGTGATCTTTGGCATCCAGATAGATGCTTACCAATTTGTCCATATCTCCCAGAGCCGAAACCATAAATCATATCACCTGAAGATCCTGCTTAAAGAGTATGGTGTATTAAAATTACTGATTAATAGAAGATACATCCATGATGATGAGAAACTCATATTGAAAGCAAAATTCTGAACATATTCAAAACAATGTTGTCCTACTATTTGGAAGAATGAAGCTTAGGTCTAAGATTTGCTTATCAAGAAAAACATAGAATTTATCAGCAGCCGCAGCTAGAGTACACAACAGAGATTTCCTTAATATGATACGATTACACTAGTGTGTAGACATGAATATTTCCAAGGCGATGAACGTTAGGATAGGAATATGACTTCATACTTACATAATCAAGCACATGACAAACATGGCAAAAGCCAAAAGGCACTAAAAGTTATTAGAAATTTCCAAGCTTCTATTTGATGATtgtgggaagagcataaaagagaTCAATAGGATGTCACGGTATCAAATTTCTCTGAAATATAATTCTTAAACTAAGGAGTTCATAATAACATGCATGGTCTCTTATTTTAACACCAATGCTTTTCTTCTTCAACTTTGCAAATGTGACTTGTAAAAGGCCAACTGAATTAGCATGTTGAGCTATAAATTTTAATACAGAGCTAAAACTCATGAATGTTTTTACCTGTTACCAAGGCGAGAGAATGACGCATTCCACATGCTACTTGCTTAACATGTTGTGAAACAAAAAATAGGACTTTAAAGGGAGAGCCATGTGACTGATTGTCCCCATTGCCAAGCTGTCCAAATGAGCCATCTCCACACATAAAGAGACATCCCATATCTATGAAGGGATATGAGGAAGATccattattagaaaaaaaaaactcagatAGATGCTCTAAAAGAACAGCAAAAGAATATCAGAATGACCAATAGAAGTCACAGTTGCTTACAAGAAAAAGAGCAAAAAAGCTGGAGACaaaaacaaatgctaagttggtggCTGAAATGAATTAGAATAAATAATTGTGCAACTAAATAAAGAACCAGTCAGAAAATGGGTGATACGAGGTGATCCAAGTTCGCAATACTTTGCGGCAAGGTGATTCCAGCTCAAGGATCACCCTTGATCTGTCAGACTATGCAGGTTGAGTTTAGCTGATCCACATACCAATCTGAGTCAACCACATGCCAATCTTGTCCAAAACAGAACTAATTCAGAGAATAACTTGGCTAATTCTGGCAGATCTTGGGCAATTCCAGCCATTTCTAATGGATTCTGACTAATCTCAACCAAGATAGGCAGATAGTACAAGATGTGGATCATGGAGCAGATACTATAGGAGTGTATACATGATACACGATACACAGCAAGAGAATTATAATGAATAATGCAACTGTGTATAAGTTAAAACTGACATGAACTGACAAAACAACTGGTGCTCATACCAGTCTACATGTTCTAGTGCAAATTAAGATGGATATATGAGTTTGCTTGCAAATAAACAATGTTGACATCCTGTTGTAACATGATGCTTGCAGAATCAGGTACCTATGTTTTTTAGAGTAGGAAATTAGGGAATACTTTGATCAGGAGAATGTTGATGTATCACTCTGTTACAACCATAGTTCCATATGCAATCTTTCTAACCTATGGAACTACCATGAGTAGGCAAACACAATTCTAGTGATGAAATGATATGCTTATAATAAGATATGATCCACGAAGCCTCAAAGCTTCATAATGGATTATAGATGAATCACAAAGTATGATGGGAAAACATGGTGCACAATATTTGAATGTTTAGCAACAAAAGCTAAAACATATTTTCCAACAAGAAAACATAGCTATCAAAGGTTAAACAATAATTGGCATATGTAACAGGATGTATAAACCCAGAGAAAAACAACATCAAATTTCtactaataaaataaataaataactaccCAGTTTCTTGGGATAGAACTCTAGTATACTACCAGGAAATTCAATATTGATGAAGTGGCACTTCAGACAGCTGTAGAAATTTACAATTAGCAGAAACCTAAAATTCTTGTCTTCTGAAATTATTTGAGTTGGTACACCAGCCACTACGAAAGCAAAATTACTTTCACCATTGTGCTTCAATTAAATGAGTGGGATTTAACAGCCCAAATCTTCGCCGTGCAAAAATAAGGTGTCCTTGCTGTAATTGATGCTCATGATACAGAACCAGTAACAATCATGGCATTGCATTCAACCAACATTATAATTAAATGACAAAGCCAATATTTGTGTCGTGTTCAAAACACACAGCACGATCGAAAGGATATTAATGGGTGGTTTTATATGGATAATAAAATGAACACAATGCTCAAATTTCTTGAGCCTGAACTACTTAAGCTGCACAAGATGCAAACTACTTTAAGCTTCATTAGACCATCATGTTGGATTCTATTCTTAAGAGTAGCTATTGCAACAACTACGAGTTCTCAGCTCTTAGCATCGAGGGAAGAAATCATTCAAAATTTAGAAACGGAATTATGATGATGGATATCTAGGGAAACAACAATCTAAACAATCCAACCATGAACCTAACAACAAATGGACACATTAAGATTACAAATGTATCCGTTGAGAACACCCTCTAAACATAATTAATCTCTTCTATAAAATTGTTCTCTCCCTAAAATTCAAAGTCAAAAAAATCTATAAAGCCAATTTTATTTCTCTTCTTTATGCATGCATTATTGGTTAAAGCAGGAGCTTAATGCTAGGTTTGTATCTTTCAAGTGGGTACCTTCATATCTGGAAAGCTATCATCAATAGTATTTTGCAAAGGTGCTTGCCTAGGCGCTTAGGCGAGACGAGGCAAGACTCGAGCGCCTCAAGAAACCTCGAGGTGGGGCGTTTTACTAAAGAGCCGCTTGGCCATGCACTTGGGCCCAACACTGGGCGACTCGAGTGCGTGCTCAAGACAAAGTGGTCGCTATTCGACTCAAGTTCGAGCCTGGACGATTAAGTTGGTTTAATCAAACCAACTAATACCCTATGACCGACCCAGTGAAAGCAACGGGCAAAACCCTCCTGTTGCCTTCGTTTGCTATGTCCATCACTGCAGCTTCATTCGCAGCCGTCGGCAACTTCGTCTGCCACCTTAGTCCACTTCATTCGCTTCGTCTGCTACCATCTGCAACTTTGTGCACCGCTGGTTTCCACTTCCCCCCATCTTCGTCCACAACCTTTCTTCGATTACTTCTCAATctcctctctttctcattttatagGTAATTAGCCTTTCGCTGATTACTTTGATGCACCCGTTTGAGGTGGATGCATTATTAGGAGTTAGAATTTAGAACATAACAGTACAATTACTTTGATGAACCGGCTTAAGGTGGGCGCACCAACTTGttttgacatttttgttattagacGATGAACAATATAATTTGGTACTTTATATAATTCCAATTTGAtatgtcatttttatttttttgatcataCTTATCAATCGTaatatgttttttaaattttaatattcgagAGCGTCTTGTTTCGCTCGGGCGATCACCTAGGCGAGTGCCTAATGCCTTGAGAGTTTTGGGACCTTGATGCCAtttggcgcctagcacttttAAAAACACTGATCATCAATAATATCATGTATATGAACTACAGTAGGAAGTCTAATTTGTTCCTTGCCTCATAATAGTAAGTATTGTTCCTAAGATTAGTAATAAGCTACaaaatgcaaactgatttctcCAGAAACAATATCAAAATTCATAAAATCAATAAAAGCCCTCCGAAGTTTTTACCATCACAATTTCAGAAGTATAACAAGACTTTTATGATTTCACAAGCATGCATTAAAAGGATAAAGATCCGTAGGAAGCTTTTCTTACCATTTGAAATATGCAATTTGTAATATGGAGTCCTAAGACCACTTGGCATCCAAAAGATAACTATAGTGTTTCATCAAGTTTTATGTTGTTTAAATCTGCAGCATTACCAAAGTCAACATAAGTTATTATGGCACATAATTTAATGCCCTAGGATAAATTTAAGACAAAAATTCACTTGTTCGTATATCTAGAAATAAAGCAGACAATTTGATTCACAATCACTTAAAATTTGGCTCATGAGAGAACAATTTTTTAAGAATGAATACTGCCTTTCGGTTTAAAATTTAGATGGAACAATGAAGAGGAAATAATCATTCTAGCACGTAAAAACCTGTAACAAAACCAGAGTGATTCCATCCAGCAGAAACGTAGGACATAGTTAAGCTCTCAAGGAATTTTACAGGCTTCGGTCGGGAACAGCTTTCGAACTTCCCATGACCAAGTTGACCATGTGTACCTCTTCCCCACGTCAAAACCCTACCATCACCTACAAAAGGTCAAGTCATGTGAAGCATTTCACCTAAATAACTTAAATGCTTCTAGAATCTGTTACAATAATAACTATACAGGACCGGATAGGTGGAATCTCAAATACTAGATGTGAAGAAGAAAACAGTAGGTCAACAGTAAGAaataaaactttagaagtttcaaACCATAATCATGCTCAATCTAAGATGATGGGAGAGGATGAGAACAGCTACTAGGTTCCACATCAAGCAGCGAAAACTTTAGGATAACCTcagtattaaaaaagaaaaaaagataaatagaGACAAAATAAAGCTAAATTGAGAATAATCAAAGGCACTATGTGGAGTTCATCAAAACATCCAATGAAGTGTGTTAAAGAAAGAGGATCCAAGACAAACTTTTATGAAAGGTAATACATTAAAATTACATCTAAAATCAACACTTGAAACCAAACTATTTCTCAAGTACATTGGCGAACATTATATTGAAAAAGAACTTTACATCTAAAACCAACACCAGCAATTTGATGGTAATTTCTTATACACAAAATTACTGATAAATAGGGTAAGATGCCATTAGACCTAAGCAGTAAACATCCATTCTAAGAAGATCAATGATGGCAAATAAAACAAGTAATATCACTCCTGGAAATTATGTATCCACAAAGAAAAAATGAtctattatgaatataataatgATCTGTGTGTGAACAGTAAACTAAATGTCTAAGGTGATATAAAAGTCTTTTGTGTTCAAGAAGAACCATGGAGAGACATTTTTTGCTTATAAATTAttcttcctttttgttttcttttgagaGGGAATACTGGGCCTGCAACAGAGCAGAGACTGAACCCCAGACCCTTCATGGCAGATCATTCATGGAAGGAGAGATGCTATGCCATCCAAGACAAGGGTTGGTGCTGAAAATCCACGTTCCTCATTATAGCTAAAGCTCACACAATCAAGAAGCAACTCTGTAAAATTGGTGGAAAggctaagtttttattttttattttttttatccagaaggacaaattcatcaaaatataGCCAAAGATGGATTATATTTACCATCATGTGAAGGCGTCAAACCGTGTGGCAAACTCATCAAGAATCAATCAACGAATCTTTTGCAATTTCCAAGTGATTCCCTTTAATGTTTCTCTTAGGATTAATCAACAAGGAGTGTTATCCATCATTTAAAAGAAGAAACTCTAGCTATTAATTCTATATCAAGCAAAATAAGGATCTTTCATGAAGAAAGAATGAAAGTACCGAATACTGAATCGAGTGACGACAAAAGCCCTACAATTTTGCGCTAAAATCTCAATCAACAGAAACAGAAACTCATTCCGGGTTGGTTGATGGGGGGAGTTAGTACCAGTGAGGGCGACGGCGTGGGCGCCACCGCAGGCGACCCTAGATACGGCGGTGGGAAGGTGGGGGAGGGGCTGGGGGAGGTGCTGGTCTTCGAGGGTGCCGGTCCCTAGCTGTCCGTCGGTCCCCGCGCCCCAACTCCAAGCAtacacttcctcctcctcctcctcctctgccgccGCCATCTCCACCGCCTCTTCAGCTATCTCCATCGTATTCGATTCTTCGACTTCTTTCGTTTACCCTTCGCGATTCAGAACACGTTTATAATATGGTTAggatttgaaataaaaatataaattttggttttctttaaGATAATTTGTAATATAATTCCATATAcaatttggatatatatatatatatatatgtatgtatatgtatatatgtatatatacatatacatatacatatacatatatatttatatgtatatataacttAAACTAGTTAATATGAGTTGTATTGAGATGGTTAACTTAAGTACTATGAAGGGAAATTTCAGATATATTGAAGTTATATATATTTACTTGGAGAGAAATTTCATATGTTTTGATGA is from Musa acuminata AAA Group cultivar baxijiao chromosome BXJ1-6, Cavendish_Baxijiao_AAA, whole genome shotgun sequence and encodes:
- the LOC135677043 gene encoding ultraviolet-B receptor UVR8-like, whose protein sequence is MEIAEEAVEMAAAEEEEEEEVYAWSWGAGTDGQLGTGTLEDQHLPQPLPHLPTAVSRVACGGAHAVALTGDGRVLTWGRGTHGQLGHGKFESCSRPKPVKFLESLTMSYVSAGWNHSGFVTDMGCLFMCGDGSFGQLGNGDNQSHGSPFKVLFFVSQHVKQVACGMRHSLALVTGSSGDMIYGFGSGRYGQIGKHLSGCQRSLNLPVAVQGFDDRKIVSMHANGDHSAALSASGQLYLWGRRFSGNVDNHIPQIAPLSLRISQVALGWNHALVMADGFVYMLGGSRHGLLAETRKVNLVEHGLPTLASCTTSNGSPLTLERVPCLDEKVVSIAAGAEHSALVTEKGSIMTWGWGEHGQLGLGDTSDQTRPQEVKLDCNGSFLWTQFAVYCGSGFTIVAKATE